The following coding sequences are from one Plasmodium gaboni strain SY75 chromosome 10, whole genome shotgun sequence window:
- a CDS encoding ADP/ATP transporter on adenylate translocase, whose protein sequence is MSSDIKTNFAADFLMGGVSAAISKTVVAPIERVKMLIQTQDSIPEIKSGQVERYSGLINCFKRVSKEQGVLSLWRGNVANVIRYFPTQAFNFAFKDYFKNIFPRYDQNKDFSKFFCVNILSGATAGAISLLIVYPLDFARTRLASDIGKGKDRQFTGLFDCLTKIYKQTGLLSLYSGFGVSVTGIIVYRGSYFGLYDSAKALLFTNDKNTNIILKWAVAQSVTILAGLISYPFDTVRRRMMMMSGRKGKEEIQYKSTIDCWVKILRNEGIKGFFKGAWANVIRGAGGALVLVFYDELQKLI, encoded by the coding sequence atgaGTTCTGATATAAAAACCAATTTTGCAGCCGATTTTTTGATGGGCGGTGTATCAGCCGCAATATCAAAAACAGTGGTTGCCCCAATTGAAAGAGTAAAGATGTTAATTCAGACCCAAGATTCTATACCTGAGATAAAATCAGGACAAGTTGAAAGATATTCAGGTTTAATAAATTGTTTCAAAAGAGTTTCTAAAGAACAAGGTGTGTTATCCTTATGGAGAGGAAATGTTGCTAATGTTATTAGATATTTTCCAACTCAAGCTTTTAATTTTGCTTTTAAGGATTactttaaaaatatatttcctAGATATGATCAAAATAAAGATTTCTCAAAATTCTTTTGTGTGAATATTTTATCTGGTGCAACAGCTGGTGctatttctttattaattGTATATCCTTTAGATTTTGCTAGAACTAGATTAGCATCAGATATAGGAAAAGGAAAAGATAGACAATTTACTGGACTTTTTGATTGTTTAacaaaaatttataaacaAACTGGATTACTTTCCTTATATAGTGGTTTTGGTGTTTCAGTTACTGGTATTATTGTTTATAGAGGTTCTTACTTTGGTCTATATGATAGTGCTAAAGCACTTTTATTTacaaatgataaaaatacgaatattatattgaaaTGGGCTGTTGCTCAATCGGTTACCATTTTAGCTGGTCTCATATCTTATCCATTCGATACTGTCAGAAGACGTATGATGATGATGTCTGGTAGAAAAGGTAAAGAAGaaatacaatataaaaGTACTATTGATTGTTGGGTTAAAATACTAAGAAATGAAGGAATTAAAGGATTTTTCAAAGGAGCTTGGGCTAATGTAATCAGAGGAGCTGGTGGAGCCTTGGTTCTTGTCTTTTATGATGAATtacaaaaattaatttaa
- a CDS encoding hypothetical protein (conserved Plasmodium protein, unknown function) translates to MKNYLQKCNVINKITKKPLDIFFKKFFLKPTINHVTFFSTIKNESSHVKINNDTHDKNIIKSGKEKNSKNCKNYRNDQNGSLVNNIKIYKQSELVRRIRKYCRKDDLCNIYKFTDEFLDLLNKQEITHNDFIIIIHLLSKKQFMEKYFWRNITNLNNINFIFHMNIKQIILFLYSIVNSFKYIHPQFLNIFTNNLNSILENQKKLLLICRKKNKIEIPKKKIQAEIQTKEQIDIIENKVKVHSNKINNDYDEYKKDELNNLLNNKNLNKNENKLYIYNNKINELNLLDITLICYSYSKLNDLENLEHLNELKNNMYKLFVYFLFFYKNDFNHLILFLYSYMKLNECIKKSILIKLKKMILFINKQADIKFMLPGLYSLNFCSLNMLMNILHKSHFKDEHFFEEIILSVVINLNVSQPKRRKIKSNILNGNYDSSDNINIDNLNNSHGYEIQIFNNTDMYNIEDYKKEGKNIYSNNEIYNYNNNNNNNNNNNNNNNNNGNHFYNYCNIHYCSYNFITYFKIISSLVKHFVKNKNNYFYPQNNQLVQLKKKDFCFLLYNVNKLNIKNYYNIYDYLKKEAYKQINTLDIYNACIVLNSLLNLNILDEKIFHKLFTHLKILFDKNMYKEKDIIDIYVSLITYSKINHKVSNEINSFLINVYNKIEYKMKKYNFKNLLLIFCYSSYINIHFNNSILQDLSIDVLNNFENIDIKYILIFLYLLKYKNYQMNNFFIDSLIQKVLYKLKGEKKYLNVLYTYLFQIITVHSFKSLFNEKITNMLIQMLIKNKQFFNLKEKIIVSLHIYVNPILILNQSCVSFCVETFQNLLDYLYITKTKKYKIYNKIYNKINTKGKNNDNKTYHHYIIKTNHFKKYINVLTNHTRKNIYMNDQRFYQFFNFFFNNINVQDTHTICNIDFNIGHINIKDLHFFFLYLSIIDIIKGKKILTHTKKIFHMLYRNIKKYSQLKEKKKKYIYIYNQFYLYLCKYFQLNIHFQNIYIKLNNDSFKYFLKKNNQKIFDHNKTLTTYLNLNNKMKKYIPNLNVNNYSNKTQNEYNNNNIILRKEKINIYKEDIKKYFPHFEETLFNTISIYYEDLFLYMISQKKINEENIKKIFYQSSIYYNKYTHSCPKHDNDNIIIKMKKDFFINLFYISYVFIPIKLTV, encoded by the coding sequence atgaaaaactatttacaaaaatgtaatgttataaataaaataacaaaaaaaccgttggatatattttttaaaaaattctttttaaaaCCAACAATAAACCATGTTACCTTCTTCTCAACcataaaaaatgaaagttcacatgtaaaaataaataatgatacTCATGATAAGAATATAATCAAATCAGGAAAAGAGAAAAACAGCAAAAATTGTAAAAATTATAGAAATGACCAAAATGGATCTTTAGTCaataatatcaaaatatataaacaatcAGAATTGGTTAGGAGAATTAGAAAATATTGTAGAAAAGATGatttatgtaatatatataaatttacTGATGAATTCTTAGatcttttaaataaacAAGAAATAACACACAACgattttattattataatccATTTATTAAGTAAAAAACAATTTAtggaaaaatatttttggagaaatataacaaatttaaataatataaattttatttttcatatgaACATAAAACAAATCATTCTTTTCCTTTATAGTATTGTAAATTCattcaaatatattcatcCACAATTTTTAAACATTTTTACTAATAATCTAAACTCCATTTTAGAGAATCAAAAGAAGCTCTTGTTAATATGTAGgaaaaagaataaaatagaaattccaaaaaaaaaaattcaagCAGAAATACAAACAAAAGAACAAATAGAtataatagaaaataaagtAAAGGTAcattcaaataaaataaataatgattaCGATGAATATAAGAAAGATGAAttgaataatttattaaataataaaaatttaaataaaaatgagaataaattatatatttataataataagataaACGAGCTGAATCTTTTAGATATAACATTAATATGTTATTCATATTCTAAATTAAATGATTTAGAGAATTTAGAACatttaaatgaattaaaaaacaACATGTATAAActttttgtttattttttatttttctataaaaatgattttaatcatttaatattgtttttatatagCTATATGAAATTGAATgaatgtataaaaaaaagtatattaattaaattgaaaaaaatgatattatttataaataaacaagCCGACATAAAGTTCATGCTTCCTGGTTTGTattctttaaatttttgttctttaaatatgttaatgaatatattacataaaaGTCACTTTAAAGATGAACATTTTTTCgaagaaattatattatcagTTGTTATCAATTTAAATGTAAGTCAACCGAAAAGgaggaaaataaaaagtaatatattaaatggAAATTATGATAGTagtgataatattaatatagaCAATTTAAACAATTCGCATGGATATgaaatacaaatatttaataatacagacatgtataatatagaagattataaaaaggagggaaaaaatatatatagcaataatgaaatatataattacaacaacaacaacaacaataataataataataataataataataataataatggtaatcatttttataattattgtAATATTCATTATTGTTCCTATAATTTCATCACatatttcaaaataatatcatcTCTTGTTAAAcattttgtaaaaaataaaaacaacTATTTTTATCCCCAGAATAACCAACTAGTAcagttaaaaaaaaaagatttttGTTTCCTACtatataatgtaaataaattaaacataaaaaattattataatatatatgattatttaaaaaaagaagcatataaacaaataaacaCTTTAGATATTTATAACGCTTGTATTGTATTAAATTCACTTTTAAATCTAAATATACTTGAcgaaaaaatatttcataaatTGTTTAcacatttaaaaattctttttgataaaaatatgtataaggaaaaagatattatagatatatatgtatcattaattacatatagtaaaataaatcataaGGTATCTAATGAAATAAATTCATTCttaataaatgtatataacaaaatcgaatataaaatgaaaaaatataatttcaAAAATCTGTTATTAATCTTCTGCTAttcttcatatattaatatacattttaataattctatATTACAAGATTTATCTATAGATGTACTTAACAACTTTgaaaatattgatataaaatatatactaaTCTTTTTgtatcttttaaaatataaaaattatcaaatgaataatttctttataGATTCTTTAATACAAAAagttttatataaattaaaaggcgaaaaaaaatatttaaacGTTTTATATACGTATTTATTTCAAATTATAACAGTTCATTCTTTTAAatctttatttaatgaaaaaatcACAAACATGCTAATACAAATGTTAATTAAGAACAaacaattttttaatttaaaagaaaaaattatagtatctttacatatatatgtaaatcctatattaattttaaatcAGTCATGTGTATCATTTTGTGTAGAAACCTTTCAAAACTTATTAgattatttgtatataacaaaaacgaaaaaatataaaatatataataaaatatataataaaataaatacaaaaggaaaaaataatgacaataaaacatatcatcactatataataaaaacaaatcattttaaaaaatatataaatgtattaacAAATCAtacaagaaaaaatatatatatgaatgatCAGAGATTTTatcaattttttaattttttttttaacaacATCAATGTACAAGATACACACACTATTTGTAACATAGATTTTAATATAGGccatataaatattaaagacttacactttttttttttatatttatcaataatagatattataaaaggaaaaaaaatcttAACACACactaaaaaaatatttcatatgttatatagaaatattaaaaaatattcacagttaaaagaaaaaaaaaaaaaatatatatatatatataatcaattctatttatatttatgtaaatatttccaattaaatatacattttcaaaatatatatattaaattaaataatgattcttttaaatattttctaaaaaagaataaccaaaaaatatttgatCACAACAAAACTTTAACaacatatttaaatttaaataataaaatgaaaaaatatataccaaatttaaatgttaataattattcaaaCAAAACacaaaatgaatataataataataatatcatattaagaaaggaaaaaataaatatatataaggaagacataaaaaaatatttccCACATTTTGAAGAAACACTTTTTAATACCATCAGCATATATTATGAAGActtgtttttatatatgatttctcaaaaaaaaataaacgaagaaaatattaaaaaaatctTTTATCAATCTTCtatatattacaataaatataccCATTCGTGTCCAAAACATGATAATGACaatataatcataaaaatgaaaaaggacttttttattaatttgttttatatatcatatgtTTTTATACCGATAAAACTAACCgtataa
- a CDS encoding dynamin-like protein, whose translation MDKLVPIVNKLQNVLSSFISSETLSLPHIAVVGAQSVGKTSLLESLVGLSFMPKGEDIVTRTPIIIQLTNSKSDDCYCTLTYCDYDNNRVEKHIDDFSILNEILIDVTEEITGGNKCIKETPIIIEIHKNDVLDLTLIDLPGLTKVPVGNQPQNVEEQIVNLVNKYIKNPNCIILAVSSANIDLANSDSLKMARNVDPKHERTIGVITKCDMVEKPEIWKKMISGSLYPLKKGFVAVVCRSQKDVEDNITIEMSIKKEEEYFSQCIDFSNQMECIMECGIKNLAKKLNNILIEHIKNTVPFLKPKIDSLKSIEEERLLELGEPMDNMNRSEYLAVLVNYITKFSQQYQDIIDGKVFYKDRVDELKGGARIHYIFNDWYIKSLNDFSPLEMLTDEEIRIAIRNSSGPRGALFVPESAFETLIKKLINCLKEPSLRCADQVYEELLKIVDNCRIADMERFTNLKSAINEQVKILLKDCLQPTKEMIKNLMLIELSYINTSHPDFLNEHFMKNVYDKDNDYIDELDTVVHPKNNHKMLQRPKREFQETCGSNMNYSTIHHNNTYKEEMKMWKPKEDMKSYRNKEGTKITNINNNRENVFVLPVIPEKIIPEYSSSSKEIIEIDLIKSLINNYFNIVRKHIADAVPKAIMHFMVNTSRKTMQKVLISNLHNGELFNLFNECSSIKVKRNNCKKNLESLNQAIKMLAEIRNQEV comes from the coding sequence ATGGATAAATTAGTACCGATTGTAAACAAATTACAGAATGTTTTATCATCTTTTATTAGTAGTGAAACTTTGAGCTTACCACATATAGCAGTGGTAGGTGCTCAGTCAGTTGGAAAAACCTCATTACTAGAATCATTAGTAGGTTTGAGTTTTATGCCTAAAGGAGAAGATATAGTAACTCGAACTCCTATAATAATTCAGCTAACTAATTCTAAATCAGATGATTGTTATTGTACCTTAACATATTGTgattatgataataatagagtagaaaaacatatagatgatttttctattttgaatgaaatattaattgACGTTACAGAAGAAATTACTGGAGgaaataaatgtattaaaGAAACTCCTATTATAATTGAGattcataaaaatgatgTTTTGGATTTAACTTTAATTGACTTACCTGGTTTAACAAAGGTCCCTGTAGGGAATCAACCACAAAATGTAGAAGAGCAAATAGTAAATTtagtaaataaatatataaagaatcCTAATTGTATCATTTTAGCTGTTTCATCTGCTAATATTGATTTAGCTAATTCAGATAGTTTGAAAATGGCTAGAAATGTAGATCCAAAACATGAAAGAACTATAGGTGTAATAACTAAATGTGATATGGTTGAAAAACCTGAAATATGGAAGAAAATGATTAGTGGGTCCCTTTATCCTTTGAAGAAAGGTTTTGTAGCTGTTGTTTGTCGAAGTCAGAAAGATGTAGAAGATAATATTACTATTGAAATGtctattaaaaaagaagaagaatACTTTAGTCAATGTATTGATTTTTCAAATCAAATGGAATGTATTATGGAATGTggtataaaaaatttagccaaaaaattaaataatatattaattgaACATATCAAAAATACAGTACCATTTTTAAAACCTAAAATTGATTCATTAAAAAGTATTGAAGAAGAACGATTATTAGAATTAGGTGAACCTATGGATAATATGAATCGTTCAGAATATTTAGCAGTATTAgttaattatataacaaaattttCACAACAATATCAAGATATCATAGATGGAAAAGTATTTTATAAAGATAGAGTTGATGAATTAAAAGGTGGAGCACGaatacattatatatttaatgaCTGGTATATAAAATCATTAAATGATTTCTCACCATTAGAAATGTTAACAGATGAAGAAATTCGAATAGCAATAAGAAATTCTAGTGGTCCAAGAGGAGCATTATTTGTACCAGAAAGTGCTTTTGAAActttaataaaaaaattaataaacTGCTTAAAGGAACCTTCACTACGTTGTGCTGATCAAGTATAtgaagaattattaaaaatagTTGATAATTGTCGTATAGCAGATATGGAGAGATTTACTAATTTAAAGAGTGCTATAAATGAACAAgttaaaatattattaaaagattGTTTACAACCAACTAAAGAAATGATAAAGAATTTAATGTTAATTgaattatcatatattaatacaaGTCATCCTGACTTTTTAAATGAAcattttatgaaaaatgtatatgataaagataatgattatatagATGAATTAGATACAGTAGTTCACCctaaaaataatcataaaatGTTACAGCGTCCAAAAAGAGAATTTCAAGAAACATGTGGTAGTAATATGAATTATTCGACTATACACcataataatacatataaagaagaaatgaaaatgtGGAAACCTAAAGAAGATATGAAATCTTATAGAAATAAAGAAGGTACCAAAATTactaatataaataataatagagAAAATGTTTTTGTTTTACCAGTGATTCCCGAAAAAATTATACCAGAATATTCATCTTCTTCTAAAGAAATAATAGAAATCGATTTAATAAAATCActaataaataattattttaatattgtTAGAAAACATATAGCAGATGCTGTACCTAAAGCAATTATGCATTTTATGGTTAATACATCGAGAAAAACTATGCAGAAGGTTTTAATATCAAATTTACATAATGGGGAACTTTTCAACTTATTTAATGAATGTTCATCTATTAAAGTAAAAAGAAATAACTGCAAAAAAAATCTCGAATCTTTAAATCAAGCAATAAAAATGTTGGCCGAAATTAGGAACCAAGAAGTTTAA
- a CDS encoding putative DNA repair helicase RAD25: protein MDNLKDPSNYIPNLSHTRGSRKRSDILNENYYAKNLKRRKLKAAKKLKESTNGEFTKKVKKQLKDYYEMRFDKKVINLPFSTDSINIQQRGFHDYSKDMKLKKNHMNKPLWICSDGFIYLEMFNSCSKQASDFLITIAEPICRPELIHEFQLTIFSLYAAISVGITLDELLINLDKFSKNVLPNELICNITKSAESFGKVKLVLRENKYYIEATNKSELDYLLNNDTIQNARIYSTDNNNDKNMKSLYNLNNRLLDSRHRDNNKNDNKNNSNDNNIEKTTNNLFSEEQKGKDCYLTYEAPVLDTTQLGFKISESEKQLMMEEKKHANLNANDNSTNTAEVYSFEVNCDKIEEVKQEALQTMQRPLLMEYDFRRDKKNPNLICSLKSHVQIRYYQEKALRKMFSNGRSRSGIIVLPCGVGKTLTGITAASTIKKSALFLTTSAVAVEQWKKQFEDFTNIHPRHIRILTSDYKLDLWPINEAGVLISTYTMLSYSGKRSEQSLRIVNDIRRREWGLLVFDEVQFAPAPSFRRINDIVKSHCKLGLTATLVREDLLIRDLHWIIGPKLYEANWVELQNKGFLAKALCKEIWCSMPCSFYKYYLKSNSFIKRRLYTCNPRKLMMCEYLIKYHEQNNDKIIVFSDNIFALLHIAKTLNKPFIYGKLSPIERIAIINKFKHDSSINTILLSKVGDNAIDIPIANVVIQISFNFASRRQEAQRLGRIIRPKNKANEKKNINDPDSFFYSLVSKDTIEMCYSDKRQRFLINQGYAYNVLSDNIVDFNKLNLVYKNKKIQENLLKCILASTDDGNMDEDDDLFEDQTFKKDNTKVNKSNSNILLNKKDDSLKKIDNTTGGLLKLSSNMDVTFADKKKVPTKKFADKHILFRKFLSQNK, encoded by the exons ATGGATAATTTGAAGGATCCATCTAATTATATCCCCAATTTGTCTCATACAAGAGGTTCAAGGAAAAGATCagatattttaaatgaGAATTATTATGcaaaaaatttaaaaagaCGTAAATTGAAGGCTGCTAAGAaatt AAAAGAAAGCACAAATGGAGAATTTACAAAAAAGGTAAAAAAACAACTAAAAGATTATTATGAAATGCGATTTGATAAAAAGGTAATAAATTTACCTTTTAGCACAGATTCGATAAATATACAACAAAGGGGTTTTCATGATTATAGTAAAGatatgaaattaaaaaagaatcatatgaataaaCCCTTGTGGATATGTTCAGATGGATTCATATATTTAGAAATGTTTAATAGTTGTAGTAAGCAAGCATCTgattttttaataacaaTAGCTGAACCAATATGTAGACCAGAATTAATTCATGAATTTCAGTTAACTATTTTCTCTTTATATGCTGCAATATCAGTAGGTATAACTCTTGatgaattattaattaatttagataaattttctaaaaatgttttacctaatgaattaatatgtaatatCACTAAAAGTGCTGAATCCTTTGGAAAAGTGAAATTAGTGTTAAGggaaaataaatattatatagaagCTACAAACAAATCAGAGTTAGATTATTTATTGAATAATGATACAATCCAGAATGCAAGAATATATTCTActgataataataatgataaaaatatgaaaagtttgtataatttgaataataGATTATTGGATAGTAGGCATAGAgataataacaaaaatgataataaaaacaatagcaatgataataatatagagAAAACTACGAATAATTTATTCAGTGAAGAACAAAAAGGAAAGGATTGCTACTTAACATATGAGGCCCCAGTGTTGGATACAACCCAGTTAG GATTTAAAATTAGCGAAAGTGAAAAACAATTAATGATGGAAGAAAAGAAACATGCGAATTTAAATGCAAACGATAATTCTACAAATACTGCTGAAGTATATTCATTTGAAGTAAATTGTGATAAGATAGAAGAAGTAAAACAAGAAGCTTTGCAAACAATGCAAAGACCTTTATTAATGGAATATGATTTTAGAAGGGATAAGAAGAATCCAAATTTAATATGTTCTTTAAAGAGTCATGTTCAGATAAGATATTATCAAGAAAAGGCACTTAGGAAAATGTTTAGTAATGGTAGAAGTCGTTCAGGTATTATAGTGTTACCTTGTGGTGTGGGTAAAACGTTAACGGGTATAACTGCAGCAAGTACTATTAAAAAGTCTGCTTTATTTTTAACAACATCAGCTGTAGCAGTAGAACAATGGAAGAAACAATTTGAAGATTTTACAAATATTCATCCAAGACATATTAGAATATTAACATCAGATTATAAATTAGATTTGTGGCCTATTAATGAAGCAGGTGTTTTAATATCAACATATACTATGCTTTCCTATTCAGGAAAAAGAAGTGAACAAAGTTTAAGAATAGTAAATGATATAAGAAGAAGAGAATGGGGTTTATTAGTTTTTGATGAAGTACAATTTGCTCCAGCTCCATCATTTAGAAGAATAAATGATATTGTTAAATCACATTGTAAACTTGGTTTAACAGCTACATTAGTAAGAGAAGATTTATTGATTCGAGATTTACACTGGATTATTGGTCCTAAATTATATGAAGCTAATTGGGTAGaattacaaaataaagGTTTTTTAGCAAAAGCATTATGTAAGGAAATATGGTGTAGTATGCCATGTTccttttataaatattatttaaaatcaaatagctttattaaaagaagatTATATACATGTAACCCTCGAAAATTAATGATGTGtgaatatttaataaaataccATGAACAgaataatgataaaattattgtttttagtgataatatatttgcCTTATTACATATAGCTAAAACTTTAAATAAACCATTTATATATGGTAAACTATCACCAATTGAAAGAATAGcaattattaataaatttaaacATGACTCTTCCATTAATACCATATTATTAAGTAAAGTAGGAGATAATGCTATTGATATACCCATAGCAAATGTTGTTATACAAATTTCCTTTAATTTTGCTTCACGAAGACAAGAAGCACAAAGATTAGGAAGAATTATTCGACCAAAAAATAAAGctaatgaaaaaaaaaatattaatgaccctgattcttttttttatagttTAGTCAGTAAAGATACAATCGAAATGTGTTATTCAGATAAAAGACAAAGATTTCTTATTAACCAAGGATATGCTTATAATGTCCTTAGTGATAATATTGTCGATTTTAATAAACTTAATTTggtttataaaaataaaaaaattcaaGAAAATTTACTCAAATGTATTTTGGCTAGTACGGATGATGGAAATATGgatgaagatgatgatTTATTTGAAGACCAGACTTTTAAGAAAGATAATACTAAAGTTAATAAGAGCAAttctaatattttattaaataaaaaagacGATTCATTAAAGAAAATAGATAATACTACAGGAGgattattaaaattatcatCAAATATGGATGTAACATTTGctgataaaaaaaaagtacCCACAAAAAAATTTGCAGATAAGCATATACTTTTTAGAAAATTTTTAAGtcaaaataaatga
- a CDS encoding enhancer of rudimentary-like protein, producing MNAGYSDVVLLVQFSQKIESRTFVEYKSLKLALNGICQLYEQAIKENDPSVQRITYNMNDLFLYIDNIPKITILLFHTPTFTYKPHDKIWIKQKLVDHIKDQIGK from the exons atgaatgCAGGATATAGTGACGTTGTTCTATTAGTTCAGTTTTCACAAAAAATAGAAAGTAGAACATTTGTTGAGTACAAATCCTTAAAATTAGCTTTAAATG GAATATGCCAGTTATATGAACAAGCcataaaagaaaatgatcCTTCCGTTCAGAGAATTACTTATAATATGAACGatctatttttatatattgataatatacCAAAAATCACAATATTAct attTCATACACCTACCTTTACCTACAAACCTCATGATAAAATATGGATAAAACAGAAATTGGTTGACCATATTAAAGATCAAATTGGAAAATAA